The following coding sequences lie in one Arachis hypogaea cultivar Tifrunner chromosome 4, arahy.Tifrunner.gnm2.J5K5, whole genome shotgun sequence genomic window:
- the LOC112797550 gene encoding uncharacterized protein, which yields MAKKGFVVASPFSFFSIRYLGGDGGHCKQVAHLKILEDSPVNFSLLFSVKSMVVDTWEEAMVVVLATTAMGWVTWPRKRRQFIFSSAANCFFYDLIETNILSSCCISTAI from the exons atggcaAAAAAAGG TTTTGTAGTTGCTtctccattttcttttttttcaattcgTTATCTTGGTGGTGATGGAGGGCATTGTAAACAGGTAGCacatttgaaaattttggaagatTCTCCAGTAAACTTCTCG TTGTTATTCTCGGTGAAGAGCATGGTGGTGGATACATGGGAGGAGGCAATGGTGGTGGTGCTTGCTACAACTGCGATGGGATGGGTCACATGGCCCCGGAAGAGAAGGCAGTTTATCTTTTCCTCGGCTGCTAACTGTTTTTTCTATGACCTCATAGAGACTAACATTTTGTCTTCCTG TTGCATTTCGACTGCAATATGA